One Argiope bruennichi chromosome 5, qqArgBrue1.1, whole genome shotgun sequence DNA segment encodes these proteins:
- the LOC129969414 gene encoding PEST proteolytic signal-containing nuclear protein-like produces MMASANYSRKMADLVKDRDRNSANKEGLSCSDGQQRIPSSGKDVDGEKRKFEEEEDIDGVALDDSEPKKQKVNVGFTKTFGSLKTLKFNEKKNPAPITIKLGSQKAKEGKPILQKASASVASAFNQESDEEEEMPPEARMRMRNIGRDTPTSAGPNSFGKTRQGFCDSKKVFERQLKEKMEQLADE; encoded by the exons aTGATGGCATCTGCtaattatagcagaaaaatggCAGATTTAGTGAAAGACCGGGATAGAAATAGTGCCAATAAAGAAG GATTGAGTTGTTCAGATGGACAGCAGAGGATTCCCAGTTCTGGAAAAGATGTGGATGGTGAGAAGAGGAAATTTGAAGAGGAGGAGGATATTGATGGAGTTGCCCTGGATGACTCTGAGCCAAAGAAACAGAAAGTGAATGTTGGGTTCACCAAAACCTTTGGATcactgaaaactttaaaattcaatgaaaagaaGAACCCAGCACCTATTACAATTAAATTGGGGTCTCAG aaAGCAAAAGAAGGGAAACCAATTTTACAAAAAGCAAGTGCCTCAGTCGCGTCTGCATTCAATCAAGAAAGTGat GAAGAAGAAGAAATGCCTCCAGAAGCTAGAATGAGAATGAGAAATATTGGAAG ggATACACCAACATCAGCTGGACCAAATTCATTTGGTAAAACAAGGCAGGGATTTTGTGATTCTAAGAAAGTCTTTGAACGTCAGCTAAAAGAAAAAATGGAGCAGTTAGCTGATGAATAA